One genomic segment of Procambarus clarkii isolate CNS0578487 chromosome 34, FALCON_Pclarkii_2.0, whole genome shotgun sequence includes these proteins:
- the LOC123762040 gene encoding glucose-induced degradation protein 8 homolog, with protein sequence MRTNVDSDTDQSGSNDGVKAMDTSEWLEETGKMHIHRADMNKLIMNYLVMEGFKEAAEKFSIEANIKPPMDLDQLDERIRIRSAIQTGHFQDAMRMVTALHPEILDDNSQLYFHLQQQVLIELIREGRVEEAVVYAQDHLAERGQRDPSILNELERTLALLAFDQPDTSPFGDLLHPSHRQKVASELNAAILRAQNQEETTPLLAELLKLLLWAQDELNKKKVQYPVMTDLIKGQIEEPK encoded by the exons ATGAGAACAAACGTGGATAGCGATACTGACCAAAGTGGCTCCAACGACGGTGTAAAGGCCATGGACACGTCAGAATGGTTAGAGGAAACGGGAAAGATGCACATACACCGTGCTGACATGAACAAGCTCATTATGAATTACCTCGTCATGG AGGGGTTCAAAGAAGCagctgaaaaattttccattgaaGCCAACATAAAGCCACCAATGGATTTAGATCAGTTGGATGAACGGATTCGTATCAGATCGGCCATACAGACTGGGCACTTCCAGGATGCTATGAGAATGGTGACAGCACTTCATCCAGAGATCCTtgatgataattcccagctctacTTCCACCTCCAG CAACAGGTATTGATCGAATTGATCCGGGAGGGTCGTGTTGAGGAAGCTGTGGTATATGCTCAAGATCATTTAGCGGAGAGGGGCCAGCGAGACCCATCCATCCTGAATGAATTGGAGCGAACTTTAGCACTCTTGGCTTTTGATCAACCAGATACCTCTCCGTTTGGTGATCTACTGCACCCTTCTCACCGACAAAAG GTTGCCAGTGAACTAAATGCGGCCATTCTACGTGCTCAGAATCAGGAAGAAACGACTCCACTTTTAGCTGAACTACTAAAGCTACTTCTTTGGGCGcaggatgaactcaacaagaaaaAGGTCCAATACCCAGTAATGACAGATTTGATTAAAGGACAGATTGAGGAACCAAAATGA